The following nucleotide sequence is from Gordonia jinghuaiqii.
CCCTTCCTGGTCTCGTGCATGGCCGCCGATGCGCAGACGCCGCTGCTGGTCGTCTCGGCCAACGGTCGTGAGGCCGACGATCTGACCGCGGAACTCGGTGAACTCCTCGACGACGCCGATGCCGTCGCGCAGTTCCCCTCGTGGGAGACGCTGCCGCACGAGCGGCTCTCGCCCAGCGCCGACACCGTCGGTCAGCGACTCGCGGTACTCCATCGACTGGCCAACCCCGGCGACAATCCGCTGCGCATCGTGGTCACCACGGTTCGTTCGTTGGTCCAGCCGATGGCCCCCGGTCTCGCCGACGTCGCCACCGTGACCCTGCGGGAGGGCATCGAGGTCGACTTCGACGCCCTGCTGGCCCAGTTGGTCGAGATGGCCTACGAGCGTGTCGACATGGTCGGACGACGCGGCGAGTTCGCCGTTCGCGGCGGCATCCTCGACGTCTTCCCGACCACCGCCGACCACCCTGTGCGAGTGGAGTTCTGGGGCGACGAGATCACCGAGATGCGTGCCTTCTCGGTGGCCGACCAGCGCAGCCAGCCCGAGGTCGAGACCACCGAGGTGCGTATCCACCCGGGCCGGGAGCTGCTGCTGACCGAGAAAGTCCGTGCGCGCGCGGGCGATCTCGCGGCGGCCAACCCCGACGACCCGACCCTCACCGAGATGCTCGGCAAGCTGACCGAGGGAATTCCGGTGGAGGGCATGGAGGCCCTGATCCCCGCGCTCGTCGACGGTGAGATGCAGTTGCTGACCGAGGTGATCCCGGCGTCGATGCGTGTGCTCATCCTCGACCCCGAGAAGGTGCGGACGCGGGCGTCGGACCTGTCGAAGACAGGCGCGGAGTTCCTCGAGGCGTCCTGGACCGCGGCAGCCATGGGTGCGCAGGCGCCGATCGACGGCCGGTCGTCGGAGAGCATCGGCATCGACCTGCAGGCCAGCGCCTACCGGCCGCTCGACGAGGTGCGTACGACGACTCTCGCGACCGGGCGGCAGTGGTGGACGCTCAGTCCGCTCGCGACCGGCAGCGGCGACGAACTCGAACTCGACCTGGGCCCGGGGCCCGCACCCCGTGGCGACGAACGTGAGATCGCGGCGACCTTCGCGCAGTTGCGCGCCCATGTCGCCGACGGCAAGACCGCGGCGATCGTCGTCGCGGGCAAGGGCACCGCGCAGCGCGTCGGGGAGCGGCTGTCCGAGGCCGAGGTGCCCTACGTGATCGCCGAGCCCGGGCACCGTCCGGAGCCCGGGGAGGTGGCGGTCTTCTGTGCGCCGCTGCGCGCGGGCATCGTGTGTCCCGACGCCGGTCTGGTGGTGGTCGCCGAGGCCGACCTCACCGGTACGCGCGTCGCCAATGTCCGTGACGGACGCAAACTTCCGGCCAAGCGTCGCAACCAGGTCGATCCGCTCGCGCTGGCCGCGGGTGACCTCGTCGTGCACGACCAGCACGGCATCGGCAAGTTCGTCGAGATGATCGAGCGCACCGTCTCGGGGGCGCGCCGCGAGTACCTCGTCCTGGAGTACGCGTCGAGCAAGCGCGGGCAGCCGGCCGACCGGCTCTACGTGCCCATGGACGCCCTGGATCAGTTGTCCCGCTATGTCGGCGGCGAGCAGCCGTCGCTGTCCAAGCTCGGCGGGTCGGACTGGCAGAACACCAAACGCAAGGCGCGCAAGGCTGTTCGGGAGATCGCCGGGGAGTTGGTGCAGCTGTACGCGGCCCGCCACGCCGCCCCCGGTCACGCCTTCGGCCCCGACACCCCGTGGCAACAGGAGATGGAAGACGCCTTCGACTTCACCGAGACCGTCGATCAGCTGACCGTCATCGCCGAGGTCAAGGCGGACATGGAACGCCCCGTCCCGATGGATCGCGTCGTGGTCGGCGACGTCGGCTACGGTAAGACCGAGATCGCGGTCCGGGCGGCGTTCAAAGCCGTGCAGGACGGCAAGCAGGTCGCGGTCCTCGTGCCGACAACCATTCTCGCGCAACAGCATCTGCAGACCTTCACCGAGCGCATGAGCGGCTTCCCGGTGCGCGTCCGTGGCCTGTCGCGGTTCACCGATCCCAAGGAATCCCGCGAGATCATCCAGGCGATGGCCAACGGTGAGGTCGACGTGGTCATCGGTACGCACCGGCTCCTGCAGACCGGAATCGTCTGGAAGGACCTCGGTCTGGTCATCGTCGACGAGGAGCAGCGCTTCGGTGTGGAGCACAAGGAGCACATCAAGTCGCTGCGCACCCACGTCGACGTGCTGACCATGTCGGCGACCCCGATCCCGCGCACACTGGAGATGTCGATGGCCGGCATCCGCGAGATGTCGACGATCCTCACCCCGCCCGAGGAGCGGCATCCCGTGCTCACCTATGTGGGTGCCTACGCACCCAAACAGGTGGCCGCCGCCATCCGGCGTGAACTCCTGCGCGACGGGCAGGTGTTCTACGTGCACAACCGTGTGTCGACCATCGACAAGACGGCCAGGGACATCGCGGCGATGATTCCGGAGGCGAGAGTCATTGTCGCACATGGCCAGATGGGGGAGGATCAGCTCGAACGAACGGTCTCGGGGTTCTGGAACCGCGAATACGACGTGCTGGTCTGTACGACGATCATCGAGACCGGTCTGGACATCTCCAACGCCAACACGCTCATCGTCGACCGCGCCGAGAACTTCGGTATCTCGCAGCTGCACCAGCTGCGCGGTCGGGTGGGGCGCAGCCGTGAACGCGGGTACGCCTACCTGCTCTACAGCCCCGACCGTCCGCTGACCGAGACCGCCTACGACCGGCTGGCGACGATCGCGCAGAACAACGAGCTCGGTGCCGGTATGGCGGTGGCGCTCAAGGACCTCGAGCTGCGTGGAGCCGGAAACGTGCTCGGCGCAGAACAATCCGGTCACGTCGCCGGTGTCGGCTTCGACCTGTACGTGCGGCTCGTCGGTGAGGCCGTCGAGGCCTACCGTGCTGCGGCCGACGGCAAGCCGGTCGAAACGCAGGAGACCGGGGAGGTGCGCGTCGACCTACCTGTCGACGCGCACATCCCGGTCGAGTACGTCGACTCCGACCGTCTGCGCCTCGAGGCGTACCGCAAGCTCGCCTCGGCCGCCGACGACGCCGCCGTGGATTCGGTGCTCGTCGAACTCAACGACCGCTACGGCCCGCCGCCGGTCGAGACCACCCGGCTCGCCTCGATCGCGCGACTGCGCCTGCGCTGCCGTGAACGCGGTGTCGCCGAGATCGGGCTGGCGGGGCAGGGTCTCAAGATCTCACCGATGCAGTTGCTCGACAGCGAACAGGTGCGCCTGCGCCGGCTCTACCCGTCGGCGACCTTCCGGGCGACGACCTCGGTGGTCACCCTGCCGATCCCGCGTACCGGAGGCGTGGGCTCGGCGCGGCTGCGCGACGACGAGCTCATCGAGTTCGTGACCACGTTCCTGACCCAGATCAAGCCGGATCCGAACGGCTGAGCACCGCTCAAACCGCCCCACGAGAGCGCCCTCCAGGGCGCCACGGGCGACAATATGTCGTCGAAGTTGCTGACCAGGGCGGTTTTCGGGGGTGGTTTTCCGGCGCGACTGCCGGGGGATAGGTTGATGACGAGACGCGGGGGTCGAGACTGTGGGGGTCGAGAAAGGTGACGACGCATGACGGTGGTGCTGCTGGACCCGGCACAGCCCGACCTGATCCCCATCCGCGCGCGCGGACGGTTGTCCGGGCCGGTGAAGGTCACCGAGGACGTTCCCGCCGCCATGCTGTGGGAGCTCGACCACGTCGAACCCGTCTTCGAGGACTCGGCCGACAACGGAGACTCGGACGGCGGCGACTCGGTATTGGTCAGCACCGACCCCGGCCACCCGCTCGTGCGGGCCAGGATCGCCCGCGGCGAGGAGGTCATCGCGGCCGCGACGAAGCCGCCGGAGCAGCCGGCGTCGGGCACCGCGCTCCTCGAGTCCGTCGCGCTCATGGACACGCTGCGCCGTAACGGGCCGTGGGAGAGCACCCAGACGCACCACTCGTTGCGCCGCTACCTGCTCGAAGAGGTCTACGAGCTCCTCGACGCAATCGAATCGGGTGACCCCGTCGAGCTCAAAGAGGAGCTCGGGGACCTGCTGCTGCAGGTCCTCTTCCACGCCCGGATCGCCGCTGACGACCCCGACGCCCCGTTCGACATCGACGACGTCGCACGCAGTTTCACCTCCAAGGTCATGGGCCGCACACCCGGTGTGCTGTCCGGCGCACATTCCGACCTCGAGACCCAGATCCGCGAATGGGAAGAACACAAGGCCGCCGAGAAGCAGCGCGGTTCGGTGCTCGACGGCGTCGCCACGACGCAGCCCGCGCTGGCGCTGCTGCAGAAGGTCCTCGAAAGGCTCACCGCCGCAGGCTATCCGGTGGAGACGATTCCGGCCGAGACGCTGACGGTCACCGTTGTGGCCGGCGATGACAGCGTCGAGGCGCAGGCACGTGACCGCGCGCTCGCGCTGATGGCTCAGGTGCGCGCCGCGGAGGCCCGCGCCGCCGAGATCGGTGTCGTCCTGGATTCGCGCGGGGCGTGGGAGAGCGTGCTGGAGCCGGAGGCCTGAGCGCCGGCCGGCACCGGGCGCTCGGGAAGCTCACTCGAACAGCCGCTGACCCCACCACTCGCCGGGCTGCAGTCCGGGCGGGATCGCGAACACCGCCGAGCCGTTCGGGATCAGGTACTCGGTCATCGCGTCCTTGCGGGACAGCGTCTGCTGCATCGGCACGAACTGCTTGCCGGTGTCGCGGTTGAAGGCGATGAAGAACAACCCGGCGTCGAGGTGGCCGAAGCCGTCGGAGCCGTCGGTGAAGTTGTAGCCACGACGCAGAATCCGGACGCCACCGAGATTGTCCGGATGTGCAAGGCGCACGTGCGAGTCCCGGGGGATGACCGGTGTGCGGCCGGAGGTCACGAGGAAGTCGGGGTCGTCGAACTCGTCGGTCTTGCCCAGGGGAGCGCCCGCGGCCTTGGTGCGCCCGACGATCTGTTCCTGCTCCAGCAGGTGTGCCCGGTCCCAGGGTTCGATGTCCATCCTGATGCGTCGGGCGACGAGGTAGGTGCCACCGGTCATCCACTGCGCAGCCGGCGGGTTGTCCTGCGGAGACACCCACACCCAGCGGTCGAGGAGGTCGGTGTCCTCGGCTCGCAGATTGTTGGTTCCGTCCTTGAACCCGAACAGGTTTCGGGGCGTGGACTGCGACTGGGTGGTCGCCGAGGTCCGGCCGAACCCGAGCTGCGACCAGCGCACCGCGACGACTCCGAACGCCATGCGGGCCAGGTTCCGGATCGCGTGGACGGCGACCTGCGGGTCGTCGGCGCAGGCCTGCACACAGATGTCGCCGTAGGAGCGCGCCGGGTCGATCTTCTCCGCCGCGAACATCGGAAGATCCACGAGTGCAGCAGGTCTGCGGTCGGCGATGCCGAACCGATCCGGCCGGTCGGGTGCCGCGGCGCCGGGACCGAACAGGCCCGGACCGAATCCGATGGTCAGGGTCAGGTTCGACGCACTCAGGCCGAGTGCCTCGCCGGTGTCGGCCGGGGGTGTGTAGTCGCCGAGCCCGGTCGCCCCGTCGGCGACGGTCTCTTCGCCGCGCGTCATCCGTTCGGCGGCATCGGTCCACCGGCGGAGCATGGCGATCAGCTCGTCGCGCGACTCGGTCACGACGTCGAAGCTCGCGAAATGCAGCCGGTCCTGCGCGGCGGTGACGATCCCGGCCTGGTGCGCGCCCCGGAACCCGACGATCTGGGAGCGCGGCTCCGAGGTCGCCGAAGCCCGGCCGATGGCCACCCCGCCCGCGGCGGCGGCGAGTCCGGCGCCGGCACCCCCGATCATCGCCCGTCGCGAGAGACCGCGCCGCGGCGGGCGCCCGGAGGCATCCGCCGCCGGCGGTGTCGGTGGCTCCGCTGCCGGCGGTGTCTGGGGATCTGACGTCGGATCGGTCACTGCTGCAACACGATCCCGGGTACCTGGGACAGCGTGGAGGACAGCGCGTCGATCTGGTTGGAGAGTTCCTTGCGCTGTTCGGGGGTCACCTCGGTGTAGGAGACGTAGCCGTCACCCGAGCGGTACTTGTTCACCGAATCGCGTACCGCGGCGAACTGGGCGGTGATCTTGTCCATCAGTGCCGGATCCTTGGCGGAGATGATCGGCTGCAAGGTGGCGATGGCGGTCTCCGAGCCGTCGACGTTGCCCGCGAAGTCCCAGAGGTCGGTGTGGGAGTACCGGTCCTCCTCGCCGTCGATCTTGGTGGCGGCGACCTCGTCGATCAGGGCCTGCGGTCCCTTCACGAAAGACGCTGTCTCGAACTCGAAGTCGGGGGAGTTGACCTCGTCGCGCAGCGTGGTCACGTCGGCGAGCAACTGGTCGGCGACCGGGGCGATGGTCGCGGCGTTGTCGGTCTTCTTCGCGTTCTCGGCGTCGGCCGGGGTGATCTGACCCGGTGCGTTCCCGATCTCGGCGGGCTGCGGCGGCCAGAGGAATCGCTCGATCCGGTGGAATCCGGTGAACGGCAGGGTGCCGTCCTCGGTGTCGTCCCAGCGCATGTCGACCGCGGGATCGAGGTCGGGGAACGATTCGGCGACCGGCTCGATGCGTTCGTACGGGGTGCGCGCCAGGCCGAACTGGGCGCGGGCGGCGTCGAGGTTGCCGGACTTGACGTTGCCGACGAACTCCGACACCTGGGAATGCAGGGTGTTCAGCTGGTTTCGGACGTACTCGAGATACTGGGCCTTCGCCGCGGTCACGTCCGCGGGGACGTCGGCTTTCTCCTTGCGCTCGCCGCCCACCGAGATCTCGCTGCGGATACCGTTGCCGACCATCCCCGGCTTGCAGGCCACGGTGTAGGTGCCCGGTTCGACGATCTCGACGGTCAGGTTGCTCGACAGGCCCGGCCCGATGTTCTCGACCTCACCGAGGACGCGGTTGTTGTTGCCGTACACGTAGAACTCGGTGACCTTGTTGCCGGAGTTGGTCACCGCGAAATCGACGTCGCCCGTGGTCGCCTCGGCGCTCGCGAGATCGCAGGCGTCGTTCGTCGAGGTGACCGCGATGGCGCCGTCGGCGCTGCTCTTCTCGGTACAACCCGTCAGGAGTACGGGTACGACTGCGACCGCGGCCGCACCTGCGGCCACCACGGTTCTGCGATTCACTGGGGGTTCCTCTCGGTTGCGGTCTCGGCGGATGCCGGGCTCTGCGCAGGGTTGGTTGTCACAGCGGGGGAGGCGGTCTCGGCGTCGGCCGGGTCGGTGTGCGGCCGGGCACGGCGCCCGCTCGCCTGTCGGCGCAGGAACAGGGTCAGCACGACGGCGACGTAGACGATCCACACGATCACCTGTAGCGCTGTGGGATCGGGCCGGAAGTTGAAGATGCCGCCGAGGATCGTGCCGTACCAGGACGACGCGTCGTAACCGGCCGAGACGTCGAAGGCGACCGCGTTGAACCCGGGGAGCCAGCCGACGGTCTGCAGAGCGCCGACACCGTAGGTCAGGATGCCCGCGGCGACGAAGATCAGGAAGATGCCGGTGTAGGTGAAGAACACCCTGAAGTTGAGGCGGACGGCGCCCTGATAGATCAGCACCGTCAGCACGACGGCGGCCAGTACGCCAAGCAGCAGACCCACCAGCGGCCACAAACCGCCCGCGACACTCTCGGCATACCCGACCATGAGCAGAGCCGTCTCGAAGCCCTCGCGCCCGACGGCGAGGAACGCCAGCCCCATCACCGACGCCCGGCCGGCGACGAGGGCCTGCGACATCCCGCTCTGGAGGTCGGCGGAGATGTGCGAGGCCGCCTTGCTCATCCACAGCACCATGAACGTGACGATCACGACGGCGACCAGTGACGCGACACCGGCGATGGTCTCGGCCGCGAGCGGCGTCATGGTCGAGGTGCCGAAATGGATCACGAAGAAGACCACGACGACCATGACGACCGCGGCGCCGACACCGGCCCAGATCCACTTGAGCGCATCTCGTCGGCCGGTCTTCACGACGTAGGCCACGAGAACCATGACCACTATGCCCGTTTCAAGACCTTCGCGGAGACCGATGAGGCCACTGCCGAACATCTGGGTGAACGTCGAGGGCGCGGAGTCCGCAGCCGCGAACAACGTGCCGCCCGAGGCGACGAAAGACACTGACACCATCCCCTCCGACGCGTGTCCGCGCCGGCTACTTCGCTGAGGCTAACCACACCGAACGTTAGACCTGAAGACGTTTCCGGCATAGGGCCATCCGCCTCATCGACCGCACGCGCAGTCGCACACCGCCGGAGGCCGGCACTTATGCGTACCGTGATTTCTTCTCGCTTGTTCTGGTACCGACCGGATTGTCGGATTCGGAATTCACCCGCCATCGCCGGATCGGGCGGCGGCTGGGCCATCATGGACAGATGGTCTCCACCCGCGACTCCGTTTTCGGCAGGGACAACGTCCTCTTGGTGCACTGGCACGACCTCGGACGGCATCTGGGAAGTTACGGCGCCGACGGCGTCGAGAGCCCGGTTCTCGACGAGCTCGCCGCCGACGGAATCCGTTTCACCGACGCACACGCGACCGCGCCACTGTGCTCGCCCGCGCGCGGTTCGCTCTTCACGGGCCGATACCCGCATCGCAACGGGCTCGTCGGACTCGCTCATCACGGGTTCGAGTACTTCGCCGACGTGCAGACACTGCCGTCGCTGCTCGCCGGGGCGGGTTACCGGTCGGCGCTGTTCGGCATGCAGCACGAGAGTGCCGATCCCGCCCGCCTCGGCTTCGACTCGGTCGACGTGTCGGACTCGCGATGCGACTACGTCGTGGAGCGATCCCAGGACTGGCTGCGCCGGCACGGTGCCGACGACCAGCCCTTCTTCCTGACCGCCGGGTTCTTCGAGACGCACCGGCCCTATCCGGCCGACGAGTACAAGCCCGCCGACACCAGCACCATCGCCGTCCCGGGTTTCCTGCCCGACACCGCCGACGTCCGCGACGATCTCGCCGGGCTGCACGGCTCGATCACCAAGGCCGACGCCGCGGTGGGCCGGCTGCTCGACACCGTCGCCGAACTCGGTCTGCAGGTGAGCACGTGGATCGTGTTCGTCACCGATCACGGCCTCGCGTTCCCCCGCGCGAAATCGACCCTGTACGCGGAGGGGACCGGAGTCGCGCTGATCATGCGCCCACCGACCCGGCGCGGTATCGCGCCGAGGGTCTACGACGACCTGTTCTCCGGCGTGGACCTGACACCGACGCTGCTGGAGTTGCTCGACGTCGACATCCCGGACTCGGTCGACGGTGATTCGCACGCGCCGGCACTCGTCGAGCACCTCGAGGCGGCGGTGCGTGCCGAGGTGTTCACCGAGAAGACCTACCACGATGCCTTCGACCCGATCCGGGCCGTGCGGACCAAGGATTTCAGCTACATGGAGAACTACGCCGCCCGGCCGGCGCTGCTCCTGCCCCTCGACATCGCCGACAGCCCGTCCGCGCGAGCTCTGGATCAGCAAGAGATACAACGGGATCGGCCGCGCGTCGAACTCTACGACCTGCGTTCCGACCCGTATGAGCGCAACAATGTCGCCGACGACCCGTCCCATGCGCAGGTGCGCACCGCCCTTGCCGAGCGGTTGGCGCGATGGCGCACCGAGACCGATGACGAGCTGCCCGACGAGGACACCGGGACGGCCATCGCGCAGCGCTTCATGGCGGCCTTCCACGCCAAGGCGGCGCAGGTGGAACCGGAGGAGGAGGCGTTGCCGTCCCGCCGGCCCAAGGGCGCCCGTCGCGAGCTCGCCGGGGAGATCACCTCGGGCACCGACTGACACGGGTCGGTCATAACGGGCGCAGCTGGCTCCGGCGTCGGCGACGCCGGGCCCACCTGTCAAGGTTTTTCGCAGGCGTGGGTGTAAAAGGCCAGCTTGCGGCTGGTTTCGGCGTCGCTAGACTCATCGTTCATGTCAGCAACGTCCTCGTCGGGACCGTCGGATTACCTGGTGTGCGCGAGTCAGCGCAGCGGCAGCACGCTGCTCGTGGAATCGCTCGCGGCCACCGGCGTCGCCGGCCGGCCGGAGGAGTTCTTCCAGTACTTCGCGGCATCGTCGCGGTCCCCGCAGCCGCGCGAATGGTTCGCCGGTGTCGGCGACCCGACCATCCTCCGACTGCTCGACCCGTCCGAGCCGGGCGTCGTGGACCGGCGGGACGCGGACACCTGGCGTGCCGACGTCCTCGACGCGGGCCGCACCGACAACGGTGTCTGGGGCGGCAAGCTGATGTGGAACCAGACGCCGCTGCTCATCGGGCGCAGCCGCATCGGGTCGGGTTCGCTGCGCACCGCCGTCCGGTGGTTGTTCGACGGCGCCGATCCGCTGTTCGTCCACGTTTACCGGAACGACGTTGTCCCGCAGGCTGTCTCGATGTGGCGGGCGGTGCAGACCCAGGTGTGGCGCAACGACGGCTCCGACGACGACACCGAGAACGACTCCGCGATCTATCACGCCGGGGGTATCGCGCACCTCGCCGGAATCCTGCGCGATCAGGAACGGCAGTGGCGCAACTGGTTCGACGCCGAGCGGATCGAACCCCTCGACATCGAATTCCGTGACCTCGTCGACGATCCCACCAAAGCCACCGCCCGCGTCCTCGAGAAGATCGGCCAGGACCCGGCCCTGGCGCCGCCGCCGCCACTGAAACCGCAGTCCGATTCTCGGTCCAAGGACTGGGCACAGCGCTACCGAGAAGATGCCGAACGACACGGATATCCACTGTGACGGCCAGGAACGGATCGTCAGACCGCCCCTGAAAAGCGCCCTCCACGAGGCAGTGGCCGACGATATGTCGTCGGCGGGTTCAGGGGGTCGGAGCCGCTGCACAGGGCGTTGTTCAGGGGCGGTTTTCGGCACGGCCGCGCCGACATCGGCCGGCTCGCCTCGCTGGTCCCCGGTGCGCTGACGGACCGCGGCATCATGGACGGGTGAGTTGCTGCCAACCGCCCGGACCCGCCTCATCCGAGTCCGTGTCGTCCGAGCCCGCGTCGCCCGAGTCCGTGTCGCGCACACCGGTCGCGAGCCGGGGGACCGGTGAGCACCCGATCGACACCGTGAGCGTGCCCGCCGGCCGCTTCGCGATGGGCGACGCCCACGACGAGGGATACCGCACCGATGGCGAGACGCCCGTCCACGACGTGGAGCTCAGCGGTTTCTCGATCGACACCACGACGGTGACCAACGCAGCCTTTGCGCTGTTCGTCGACGCGACCGGACACGAGACCGACGCCGAACGCCTCGGCGGGTCGGCGGTCTTCCACTCCTACGCCGCCGCGCCCGGCGAACCCGTGGCCGCCACGCCCTGGTGGCTCGCGGTGCCCGGCGCGTCGTGGCGACGGCCGGCAGGACCCGGCAGCGACCTCGACGGCCGATCCGATCATCCCGTCGTACACGTCAGTCACCACGACGCCCTGGCCTACTGCGCATGGGCCGGTCGGGCACTGCCGAGCGAGGCGCAGTGGGAGTACGCGGCGCGCGGCGGCCTCGATGGCGCGCGGTTCCCGTGGGGTGACCGGTCTCCGACGCAGGAGAACCCACGGTGCAACATCTTCCGGGGCGACTTCCCGGACCGGCCTGCCGCGCCGGTCGGCACCACGCCGGTACGCACCTTCGAGGCCAACGGTTACGGGCTGTACCAGTGCGCGGGAAATGTGTGGGAATGGTGTGCCGACAGGTTCAGCGCCCGCTACTACCGGAATTCCGACCCGGTCGACCCGACGGGGCCGGACCGCGGGACCGTGCGGGTCCTGCGCGGCGGCAGCCACCTCTGCCACGACTCGTACTGTCGCCGCTATCGGGTCGCCGCGCGATCGCACAACACCCCCGATTCGACGGCGAGCAACATCGGGTTCCGGACCGTCGGGAAAGACCAGCTCTGAGGTAGCCCGGGAACCGAACAGGATCGCCGGCAGTTGTGGGAATGACTGTGAGTTCTCTCGTGGAGGACCCGGCCGTGGTGTGCGATCGTTGTCGTTCTCCCCGGGTGTCGGCCCGCGAGGAGAACTCAGCGAACGAACCCGCAGCGAAGGCATCGGCAGCGAAGAACCGGCAGCGAGCGAGCCATCAGCGGCGAGACAGGAGTGGGACAGGAATGGGTGTGGTGGGACGTCGGCGATCGTGGAGGACTGCGGTGGTCACCGGTGGCGCGGCGGTCGCGGCGTCGGTGTTGCTCGCCGGCTGTATCGACCTCCCGTCCCTGAACAGGCCGGACATCCCCGAGGGCATCCCGCCGGGCGCGGGCGTACCGCAGCCCTACATCGACATCAACTCGCCCGGGCGCACCGCCAACCTGATGCACGAGTGGGCCGTGCCGATCTCCGAATCGACCGGCATCCCGGTCGTCGCGCTACAGGCCTACGGCAATGCCGCCGAGATCCAGCGGCAGCAGCATCCCGAATGCGGGATCGCCTGGACCACGCTCGCCGGCATCGCCGGAGTCGAGAGCAAACACGGGCACTACCGCGGGTCCGACGTGGCCGACAACGGCGACGTCAGCCCGCCCATCCGGGGAGCCAAGCTCGACGGCACCCGCGGCAACATGGAGATCCTCGACACCGACGGCGGCCGCGTCGACGGAGACCCCACCCACGACCGGGCAATGGGCCCGTTCCAGTTCATCCCCGAGACCTGGAAGCGGTACGGCGTCGACGCCAGCGGCGACGGCGTACCCGACCCCGACAACATCGACGACGCGGCACTCTCGGCCGCCCGCTATCTCTGCGTCTCGTCGGGCAACGACATGACCGACCCGAAGGGGTGGGAGAAGGCCGTCCGGACCTACAACAACTCGATGGCCTACGTCCTCGACGTGCGCGATCACGCCAACGCGTACTCGGTGAACGTCCGCTTCTGAGCCGAGAGTCCGAGACCTGAGGGCATTGCGTCCGACCTTGTGACGTGTGAGCTCGGTGCAGCCACTAGGCTCTGAGCTATCCGTCGGCACCAGAGCCGGCATGTCCACCGAGATTGGGGCTGAGTCGTGGCAATCATCGAGCAGGTAGGTGCACGCGAGATTCTCGATTCGCGGGGAAACCCGACGGTCGAGGTCGAGGTCGTCCTGGACGACGGCACCTTCACGCGCGCTGCCGTTCCGTCGGGAGCGTCCACCGGCGAACACGAGGCGGTCGAACTGCGCGACGGTGGCGAGCGCTACCTGGGCAAGGGCGTCACCAAGGCCGTCGAGGGTGTCCTCGGTGACCTCGCACCCGCGGTGATCGGTATCGAGGCCGAGGAACAGCGTCTCGTCGATCAGGCGCTCCTCGATTGCGACGGCACCCCCGACAAGAGCCGGATCGGCGCCAACGCGCTGCTCGGTGTCTCGCTCGCGGTGGCCAAGGGCGCGGCCGAGTCGGCGGGACTGCCCCTGTTCCGCTACATCGGCGGACCCAACGCCCACATCCTTCCCGTCCCGATGATGAACATCATCAACGGCGGCGAGCACGCCGACAACGGCATCGACTTCCAGGAATTCATGATCGCCCCCGTGGGCGCGCCGACCTTCAAAGAAGCGCTG
It contains:
- the efeU gene encoding iron uptake transporter permease EfeU, which translates into the protein MVSVSFVASGGTLFAAADSAPSTFTQMFGSGLIGLREGLETGIVVMVLVAYVVKTGRRDALKWIWAGVGAAVVMVVVVFFVIHFGTSTMTPLAAETIAGVASLVAVVIVTFMVLWMSKAASHISADLQSGMSQALVAGRASVMGLAFLAVGREGFETALLMVGYAESVAGGLWPLVGLLLGVLAAVVLTVLIYQGAVRLNFRVFFTYTGIFLIFVAAGILTYGVGALQTVGWLPGFNAVAFDVSAGYDASSWYGTILGGIFNFRPDPTALQVIVWIVYVAVVLTLFLRRQASGRRARPHTDPADAETASPAVTTNPAQSPASAETATERNPQ
- a CDS encoding sulfatase family protein, giving the protein MVSTRDSVFGRDNVLLVHWHDLGRHLGSYGADGVESPVLDELAADGIRFTDAHATAPLCSPARGSLFTGRYPHRNGLVGLAHHGFEYFADVQTLPSLLAGAGYRSALFGMQHESADPARLGFDSVDVSDSRCDYVVERSQDWLRRHGADDQPFFLTAGFFETHRPYPADEYKPADTSTIAVPGFLPDTADVRDDLAGLHGSITKADAAVGRLLDTVAELGLQVSTWIVFVTDHGLAFPRAKSTLYAEGTGVALIMRPPTRRGIAPRVYDDLFSGVDLTPTLLELLDVDIPDSVDGDSHAPALVEHLEAAVRAEVFTEKTYHDAFDPIRAVRTKDFSYMENYAARPALLLPLDIADSPSARALDQQEIQRDRPRVELYDLRSDPYERNNVADDPSHAQVRTALAERLARWRTETDDELPDEDTGTAIAQRFMAAFHAKAAQVEPEEEALPSRRPKGARRELAGEITSGTD
- the stf0 gene encoding trehalose 2-sulfotransferase, whose translation is MSATSSSGPSDYLVCASQRSGSTLLVESLAATGVAGRPEEFFQYFAASSRSPQPREWFAGVGDPTILRLLDPSEPGVVDRRDADTWRADVLDAGRTDNGVWGGKLMWNQTPLLIGRSRIGSGSLRTAVRWLFDGADPLFVHVYRNDVVPQAVSMWRAVQTQVWRNDGSDDDTENDSAIYHAGGIAHLAGILRDQERQWRNWFDAERIEPLDIEFRDLVDDPTKATARVLEKIGQDPALAPPPPLKPQSDSRSKDWAQRYREDAERHGYPL
- a CDS encoding formylglycine-generating enzyme family protein, translating into MSVPAGRFAMGDAHDEGYRTDGETPVHDVELSGFSIDTTTVTNAAFALFVDATGHETDAERLGGSAVFHSYAAAPGEPVAATPWWLAVPGASWRRPAGPGSDLDGRSDHPVVHVSHHDALAYCAWAGRALPSEAQWEYAARGGLDGARFPWGDRSPTQENPRCNIFRGDFPDRPAAPVGTTPVRTFEANGYGLYQCAGNVWEWCADRFSARYYRNSDPVDPTGPDRGTVRVLRGGSHLCHDSYCRRYRVAARSHNTPDSTASNIGFRTVGKDQL
- a CDS encoding lytic transglycosylase domain-containing protein — protein: MGVVGRRRSWRTAVVTGGAAVAASVLLAGCIDLPSLNRPDIPEGIPPGAGVPQPYIDINSPGRTANLMHEWAVPISESTGIPVVALQAYGNAAEIQRQQHPECGIAWTTLAGIAGVESKHGHYRGSDVADNGDVSPPIRGAKLDGTRGNMEILDTDGGRVDGDPTHDRAMGPFQFIPETWKRYGVDASGDGVPDPDNIDDAALSAARYLCVSSGNDMTDPKGWEKAVRTYNNSMAYVLDVRDHANAYSVNVRF